A single window of Canis lupus familiaris isolate Mischka breed German Shepherd chromosome 7, alternate assembly UU_Cfam_GSD_1.0, whole genome shotgun sequence DNA harbors:
- the TSACC gene encoding TSSK6-activating co-chaperone protein isoform X5, translating to MEQHASHPNEKAKEESNAVPLCRAKPSPSFINLQASSPPATFLNIQRTKLPSGVEHKPKECLGLLECMYANLQLQTQLAQQQMAILENLQASMTQLAPGRGSKKSSLPVLSRNLLLNHLSQFSK from the exons CCAAAGAGGAAAGTAATGCCGTGCCTCTGTGTCGAGCTAAACCCTCTCCTAGCTTTATTAATCTTCAAGCAAGCTCCCCACCGGCCACTTTCCTGAACATCCAGAGAACAAAGCTGCCCTCAG GAGTTGAACACAAGCCCAAGGAATGCCTGGGACTCCTAGAATGTATGTATGCCAACCTCCAGCTTCAGACCCAGCTTGCCCAACAACAGATggctattttggaaaatttacaaGCATCCATGACACAACTGGCTCCTGGGAGGGGAAGCAAGAAGTCTTCCCTTCCAGTCTTATCCCGCAATCTGCTGTTAAATCACCTGTCCCAGTTCAGTAAATGA